Below is a window of Caldichromatium japonicum DNA.
CACTAGATGCCGACGATGAGGCGTTGTCCTGGCTGGATATGGTTGTCCTGCGGGCCGAGCTTGTTGAGCCGCCTGAGCTCCTCGACCGAGATGCCGTTCTTGACGGCGACCCGATAGAGCGTCTCCTCTGGTTGGACGATGTGATAGCGCACCCGCGGGCTGGCGGCCGCGGCTGTCTTGGGGGTGTTTGCTGGCTGAGCCTCGCCCTGGATCTTGGAACGGATCGCTGTGGGCGATGGGGTCGAGGCGCTCGCCGGCCTCTTGTCCTCGGCCTTGCCTTTGCCCGTTGCTGCCTGCGTCCTCGCCAGCGCAGGCGGGTCAGCGCGTGCGATGGCGGCAGTGCCAACAACCGGCGGTGGCAAGCTGGCGATCCGGCGCGTCGTCCCTTCCGGTAGCCAGACGGTCGTTCCGGCTGGCAGAAACGCATTCCCTTGGGTTACCGGTTCCCGCCAATGTAGGTTTAAGGCGATCAGGCGATCACTAGGGATGCCGTAGTGTTGGGCCAGATGTTCGATAGGGATGCTTTCGGGCAAACGGATACGATCGTGCCGCCAGGGTTCCTCATACCTCAACCCCTCGGGGAAATAGCGCTCGGGGTGGGCGGCGACCTCGCGCGCGGCGATGAACTCAGCATAAAAATTGCGCGAGGCAAAACCAAATGCCGGTCCCTTGTAGGATTTGACGATCTGCCCGATATTGTCGCCGTGCTGGGCCTTGGCATTGGCCATGCCGCCCTTGCCATGGTTGTAGGCGGTAATTGCCAGCGGCCAGCTCCCTAGACGGCGATAAGCCTCGGCGAGATAACGGGCCGCGGCCTCGGCAGCGAGGATCGGATCGAAACGCTCGTCCACCTGGGCGTTGATGTTGATCTGATATTGACGTCCGGTCTCCGGCATCAGCTGCCAGATCCCGCCGGCGCCTACGCTTGAGCGCGCATTGACCTGAAATGAGGATTCGACGTGCGGCAAAAAGGCGAGATCCTCCGGCACCCCATGGCGGCGCATGATCTGGCGGAAGTGCTGATCATAGCGCTTACTGATCTC
It encodes the following:
- a CDS encoding lytic transglycosylase domain-containing protein, with translation MPSIACTSRFVLGVPIAAGLLLMAGCATGPQSPSDSDRLARHEYGDPRLFPVPPEILDNVEFWRQIYAVWGRGEVVIHDDEHLGIIYEVARLPGPIQASYTEEQRAWLNARLDDYRLRLAALEQRVRAQQPLTEDDKALLQKFERAGGIAALYGAAERVRAQRGIREKFKRGLEISKRYDQHFRQIMRRHGVPEDLAFLPHVESSFQVNARSSVGAGGIWQLMPETGRQYQININAQVDERFDPILAAEAAARYLAEAYRRLGSWPLAITAYNHGKGGMANAKAQHGDNIGQIVKSYKGPAFGFASRNFYAEFIAAREVAAHPERYFPEGLRYEEPWRHDRIRLPESIPIEHLAQHYGIPSDRLIALNLHWREPVTQGNAFLPAGTTVWLPEGTTRRIASLPPPVVGTAAIARADPPALARTQAATGKGKAEDKRPASASTPSPTAIRSKIQGEAQPANTPKTAAAASPRVRYHIVQPEETLYRVAVKNGISVEELRRLNKLGPQDNHIQPGQRLIVGI